TTTGCTGCCGGTGAGCCGCTGATCCAGATAGACGGCCTGCGTTACCAGAAGGAAGGGGCCGAGCAGTACCCTATTTGTACGCTTAAGATCTGGATTCCTGCCCAGTTCAAGTCCGTGGTTGAAGAGCTTTCCCAGCTGAAAGGTTCGGTGGCCTACCTGCTGGAGAAACAGTTCGGCAAGCAGTCAACCCAGGTTGATCAGGCCATCTCTGCCTGCATTATTCACCGTGATGTGGCAGACCAGCTGGAGGCGCAGGAAGGCGAGGCCGCGTTGCACCTGGTGCGAAAGTTTATCGACGATAAAAACGAAATTTTTGAAGTCAGTGAGTCCGTGTTGCCGGCAAGCCGCTTTACCTACAATATGAGGCTAAGACGCAGCTGAATGCAGGCCTTGCGCGTCGGTTATCCCTGATCACAGGGATAACCTTAATACTTACTTATTGTTGAGGGTAAGTGGACTTGATCCAGTCAATAAACACCTTTTCTTTCTCCGACATAAACTGTTCGGCCGGCTCCAACAAAAAAAAGTCTTCCGTTGTTTTCAATTCGCGATCATCCAGCCTGACCAGGCTGCCATCCTGCAAGAAGTGGTCAACCAGCGAGTTGATGCCCAGTGATATGTAATCTCCCGAAATCGATGCCTTGTAGGCGAGCAGGTTGCTTTCAACGTAAAGGCTGGCCGACTTGCCGCCTGCATGAACACCCATTTCCTGAAGCCACTCCGTCCAGCCGGTTTTGTTTCCCATGACCGATACCAAAGGGTAGTCAAGAATGTGCTCCGGTTTGGTGATGTTGCGTTTGGTCTTTGGGGAGCAGACCGGAAAGATGCTATCGTTGGTTAACCGGTGAACCTTGGCATCACTCCAGGTGCCATCACCATACCTGATTTCTATTTCATTGCCGATATTGCGAAAGTCAGACAGCCAAAGCATGGTGTATATTTCAATGCTGGTGTTGGGGTGTGCATGGTAAAAATTATAAATATGCCTCGACAGCCATACATCCACGAAGGAGTAATTTGACTTGATGGTGATGGTGTCTTTTTGCTCGAAACCAAACAGTTTTTCGGTGGCAACGGAAATGTTGTCTAACGACACTCTTATTACGTTGTAGTAGTGCTTGCCTACGTCTGTAAGCACAATGCCTTTTTTGCCTCTTATAATAAGGCGTTTGCCAAGGTAGTCTTCCAAAGATTTAATTTGCTGGCTAACGGCGGATTGAGAAACATTGAGCTTTTCAGAGGCCTCAGTGATCGAGCCGGATTCGACGATAACCTTGAAAACAAACAGCCAGTTATGTGGTGGAGGCCTTCTCATATTATTTTCCAGTTTAAGCTGATTGAAATGAACCGGTTGTTCAATTTTTCATGATGAAAAGTATAGTCGGTTTTATAACATATTGAACCAGGTAGCAAAAGCACTCACGGTCAGTTGGCTTGCGTTCTGAACGCTGGTGCTATAAACACAACAATCCCCACCAGGGTGAGGATTGTTGTGTTTATGCATTGCGGCACGAAGTGGCTATTTAACCCACCGTGTTCTCATCTTTTACCAAGGTGGCGTTATCTACTTTTTTCTGGTTGGTGGCGGGCTCACCCTGAAGTTTATACATGGTCTGAATCTCTGCCGACGTAAGGTGTGCATACTCTTCACGCATATAAACGATAGTTTTGTAGAGCATGAATGATGTCAGGACCATGATGGGCAGGGCAAACACCAGGATCGCCGATTGCATCGACTGTACGGGAGCATCCACAATAATAAAAATGGTTGGCAGGGCAACAATGACCAGGCACCAGAACATTTTCAGCAGGGTAGACGGATTGTTGTTTTCGTCCAGTTTGTTCTGTGTATTACAGGCTACGGTAAATACAGAGCCGTCCAGTGTGGTTACCAGCAGCAAAAAAGTGGAGGTAATAAATACAACCAGCATGATGGAGGGTAGCGGCAGTGTGTTGAGCGCCTGCACAATGGCTTCACTGGCCTGGCCGTCTGCCACCATTTTGCTGATGTTGACCTTTTCGTCGAGCTCGGTCTTCATCATGAAAGAACCAACAATCGAGAACAGCGAAGTTACGCCTACAGTACCGCCCCCAATCATGCAGGCTACCACTTCACGAATGGTGCGTCCCTTTGACACCTTGGTTACGAATACACACATCAGCGGAATAAAGATCATCCAGTATGCCCAGAAGTAGGCAGTCCAGGATTGCGGGAATTTGGCCTGACTGATGGCATCGGTATACAAGCTCATCATCACGAAATTCTGGGCCCAAATTGCAATGGAGGAGCTGGTGTTTTCGATAATAAACTGGGTTGGGCCAAACAGCAGTATGTATACAATCAGCGCGATAACAAAGTAGGTGCCATAGTTGCTGATCCTCTGCATGCCTTTTTCAATGCCGAAGAAGGAGCTGGTGATCAAAATGGCTGCCACCACACCCAGCATCAGCACTTTCATGAACAAGGAGTTCTCAATACCCAAAAGCAATGAGACGGCGGCTGAAACAATGGGCACCCCCAGAGACAGCACAATGATCAGGCCAAAGGTCAGGGTGATCGGATATGCGATATCAATCACGCGACCAACAACCCTGGCGGTGGTTTTGTTTGTGATCATGGAAATGACCACATCGCTGATCTTCAGTGAACGGTTTTTCCGAATGTAAAAGGAGTACATTACGGGTATGGCGGTAACGCAATAGATGGTCCAGCCAATGACTCCCCAGTGATGCAGGCTGTAAGTTACCGCCCATTCAGCCGCGGTGACCGAGCCTGATTCAATGGCAAATGGCGGTGTTTTAATATAGTAGGACCATTCCAGAAAAGCCCAATAAATGGTGCCGGAACCAAAGCCCGCCATGGCCATCATGGCGATGTAGGAGAATGTGGAGAATTCCGGTTTCTCGTTTCCCATGCGAATATTGCCATATTTACTGAAGGTAAAAAAAACGGCAAGAATAAGGAGCCCAAAGGCAAACCAAAGAATGGGGGTGCCGAAGTTATAGGCGATGAGGGTGAATATGTCACCTGCAAACGTGATCGCTTTGTCGGGTTCTATCAAAAAGAACAATGATATTGCCGAGACAATAATCAGTGAGGTTGCGATTGTGAACCTGTCAAAATTGCTTTTTCCCTGCGTACTTATCATCATGTTTTTCCTGTTGATCAGTAAGTAACATCCACATTGTTGCGGGTCAGATCCTGTTGCCAATTAATGATAGTGTGATGTCTGGTCAGGCAAAGTGGTGAGCCCAACTCATTGTTGAGTTGGGCAATGTTTTATATAACGCCGTTCTTTCTGGTTTCTGTTGATTCAAAAATCGAGATGACGGGCTCATCCCAGGGGTGTGTTTCAAAAATCATTTCAACAACCTGGGACAGCAGTTGCTTGTCCCTGGGAATTGAAAATTCCACCTGCGTAGAGGCGATGGAAAAAGGTGCGTCGATTGAACCACCCCATGTGTCCGAGCCTGCACGAGGGGTGCACCTTTCTATACCAGGGTGGGAGCACCATGAAACGCCGTCATAGTTACCATACTTCAGGTTGGTCACACGCTGAACCGCACTCAGAACCTTTTCCACATATTCTTCAATAACATAAACCTTTATGCGAAAGGTCTCTACAAACATAATCTGGCTCATTTTTCCTTGTCCTTACTCGTAATAACCATCGGTTGATTTGATAAGCGTGCTGAACTGCTCGGCATCATGGCCAAACCAGACTTTTGAATCGGTCTGATGAGAGAGTTTCTTGATCCTCTCGATGGTTTTCATATATCCAATCGAGTCATAAATGGTGGCGGGAAGACGAGCCGGCGGACCATAGTTCTCGGCAGAATAAACGGCATCGGATGCCAGGATTAAGCCGCCGTGATCAGGCAGGTCAATATGTAGCCCCAGCATGCCAAAGGAATGTCCACTGCCCAGGTTCAATATCTTTATGCCATCGAGCAGTTCCAGGTCATCTTCGTCTCCCTGTACTACACGCCAGGTAAGATCATTTTTGATCCATGCATCAATGTCATCCCAAATAAAACCATCGGCACTGCGGTTCTGGGCATAATTGGACAGGGCGGCGTTGAACTCATTCTGGTGCACAATGATTTTTGCGTTGGTGAAAAGCTCCAGGCAACCAGAGTGGTCCAGGTGCAGATGGGACACCACCACATAGTCAATATCACGGGGATCAAAGCCAATTTCTTCCAGGCGGCTGTGCAGGTGGCAATCCTGTCCGTTTACTTCCGCCGTAAAGTGCAGCAGCTTTTGAATTTCTTCGGGCCAGCGGCCGCCTTCCCCCATACCGTTGGGATTGCAGGCGGTGTCAAACAAGACCTTGCCATCGGGATGATCGATTAATACCGTGTAAATGGGAAACTCAATCATCTGAGCCGGCTTATTGGGCTCGTCAATGGTGGCGGGGTTGTGCATGCTGACCATAAAGTTTTTGTCCATGGTCATGCGTCCATTATCCATCACATAGACCTTGGGCGTCTTTTTAATAATGTTTGACATAATCAATCCCTTTGCGTGGAGTTTGTTAAGTAATTGCATCTGCTACGGTGCTGATGGTGACAAATTCGTAACAAAAACAAAATTCGTATTCTTAATGTCAAACAGTAGATGTGCTTATGTGACGAGTGGGGGGAGCGCATGAGCCACATCCTCCA
The Oceanimonas doudoroffii DNA segment above includes these coding regions:
- a CDS encoding GntR family transcriptional regulator, with the protein product MGKAAPRYIEIAEKLESDIQKGLYAVGDLLPTEAHLCKTYEISRFTARNALAILEDKGLIQRTQGRGSVVVSLQTSMFKDTWSSIDELLAHAGTVHTVFESVKEITADEGLAAKLGFAAGEPLIQIDGLRYQKEGAEQYPICTLKIWIPAQFKSVVEELSQLKGSVAYLLEKQFGKQSTQVDQAISACIIHRDVADQLEAQEGEAALHLVRKFIDDKNEIFEVSESVLPASRFTYNMRLRRS
- a CDS encoding LysR family transcriptional regulator, with amino-acid sequence MRRPPPHNWLFVFKVIVESGSITEASEKLNVSQSAVSQQIKSLEDYLGKRLIIRGKKGIVLTDVGKHYYNVIRVSLDNISVATEKLFGFEQKDTITIKSNYSFVDVWLSRHIYNFYHAHPNTSIEIYTMLWLSDFRNIGNEIEIRYGDGTWSDAKVHRLTNDSIFPVCSPKTKRNITKPEHILDYPLVSVMGNKTGWTEWLQEMGVHAGGKSASLYVESNLLAYKASISGDYISLGINSLVDHFLQDGSLVRLDDRELKTTEDFFLLEPAEQFMSEKEKVFIDWIKSTYPQQ
- a CDS encoding BCCT family transporter, which translates into the protein MMISTQGKSNFDRFTIATSLIIVSAISLFFLIEPDKAITFAGDIFTLIAYNFGTPILWFAFGLLILAVFFTFSKYGNIRMGNEKPEFSTFSYIAMMAMAGFGSGTIYWAFLEWSYYIKTPPFAIESGSVTAAEWAVTYSLHHWGVIGWTIYCVTAIPVMYSFYIRKNRSLKISDVVISMITNKTTARVVGRVIDIAYPITLTFGLIIVLSLGVPIVSAAVSLLLGIENSLFMKVLMLGVVAAILITSSFFGIEKGMQRISNYGTYFVIALIVYILLFGPTQFIIENTSSSIAIWAQNFVMMSLYTDAISQAKFPQSWTAYFWAYWMIFIPLMCVFVTKVSKGRTIREVVACMIGGGTVGVTSLFSIVGSFMMKTELDEKVNISKMVADGQASEAIVQALNTLPLPSIMLVVFITSTFLLLVTTLDGSVFTVACNTQNKLDENNNPSTLLKMFWCLVIVALPTIFIIVDAPVQSMQSAILVFALPIMVLTSFMLYKTIVYMREEYAHLTSAEIQTMYKLQGEPATNQKKVDNATLVKDENTVG
- a CDS encoding N-acyl homoserine lactonase family protein is translated as MSNIIKKTPKVYVMDNGRMTMDKNFMVSMHNPATIDEPNKPAQMIEFPIYTVLIDHPDGKVLFDTACNPNGMGEGGRWPEEIQKLLHFTAEVNGQDCHLHSRLEEIGFDPRDIDYVVVSHLHLDHSGCLELFTNAKIIVHQNEFNAALSNYAQNRSADGFIWDDIDAWIKNDLTWRVVQGDEDDLELLDGIKILNLGSGHSFGMLGLHIDLPDHGGLILASDAVYSAENYGPPARLPATIYDSIGYMKTIERIKKLSHQTDSKVWFGHDAEQFSTLIKSTDGYYE